A window of Chloracidobacterium sp. N contains these coding sequences:
- a CDS encoding GTP-binding protein: protein MSVQTTVPESSGGASPVPAIVISGFLGSGKTTLLLAVLHHMRRLGRKVAVLMNEFGDISIDGEILRGEGFSVMELSDGCICCQIGEDFVQAFTEVATRQPEVIFVEATGLADPVDLLDQATAPHLLDRVTITRLVTVADPKNFTRLSKVLKAIVKRQTQFADVIVIGKADEATPEQIADIQRYVEENNPYAQVYLATQGIVPGDEAFQWLLAEVEPAERERRRAAMREQLTALNEQEYKAHTDFHSMSCRLLRPLVRERFEEFMRQLPPDIVRAKGFVRFEGEDGLWVMMYVNGDLYIRPVTLSPSPEEHLVFIGARLDHAQLASALVACEGRRRALAVL, encoded by the coding sequence ATGAGCGTTCAGACAACTGTGCCGGAGTCGTCCGGTGGGGCTTCGCCCGTGCCGGCGATTGTCATTTCCGGTTTTCTGGGAAGTGGCAAAACGACGTTGCTGCTCGCCGTGCTGCACCACATGCGCCGCCTGGGACGTAAGGTGGCCGTGCTGATGAATGAGTTTGGCGACATCAGCATTGATGGTGAAATCCTGCGGGGCGAAGGCTTCAGCGTCATGGAGCTGAGCGACGGCTGTATCTGCTGCCAGATCGGGGAAGACTTTGTGCAGGCGTTTACCGAAGTCGCTACCCGGCAGCCGGAAGTGATTTTCGTCGAAGCCACGGGGCTGGCCGATCCGGTGGACCTGCTCGATCAGGCGACAGCGCCACACCTGCTCGACCGCGTGACGATTACCCGACTGGTGACAGTGGCCGACCCCAAAAACTTCACCCGTCTGTCAAAGGTGCTCAAGGCGATTGTCAAACGCCAGACCCAGTTTGCCGATGTCATTGTTATCGGCAAGGCCGATGAAGCTACACCGGAGCAGATTGCCGACATCCAGCGGTACGTTGAAGAAAACAACCCGTACGCCCAAGTGTACCTTGCCACCCAAGGCATCGTGCCCGGAGATGAAGCGTTCCAGTGGCTGCTGGCCGAGGTCGAGCCGGCTGAGCGCGAACGCCGCCGGGCGGCAATGCGGGAACAGCTCACGGCGCTCAACGAGCAGGAATACAAAGCCCATACGGACTTTCACTCGATGTCGTGCCGGTTGCTGCGCCCACTGGTGCGGGAGCGTTTCGAGGAATTCATGCGGCAGCTTCCCCCGGACATTGTGCGCGCCAAGGGCTTCGTACGTTTCGAGGGCGAAGACGGGTTGTGGGTCATGATGTATGTCAACGGTGATCTCTACATCCGTCCTGTGACGCTGTCACCTTCACCGGAAGAGCACCTCGTCTTCATTGGTGCCAGGCTTGACCATGCCCAGCTTGCCAGCGCCCTGGTGGCCTGTGAGGGGCGGCGGCGCGCCCTGGCCGTTTTATAA
- the pyk gene encoding pyruvate kinase: protein MARAKIVATIGPASRAPEILRTLLVAGVNVARINMSHGNHEGHAEVIGSLRQLAAELQQPLAILLDLCGPKIRTGRLIGGEPVMLVTGNRIVITPEDIPGNAERISCNYDGLAYDARPGDRILIDDGLIELSVTAVQGRDVECLILNGGVLSERKGINLPSIPTSLPSMTDKDRDDLRFGIEQGVDYVALSFVRSAEDCRQCKNYIAALGAQTPLIAKIEKPEALNHLDEILDIVDGVMVARGDLGVEAETERVPIFQKEIIRHANRKGRIVITATQMLQSMVDNPRPTRAEASDVANAILDGTDAVMLSAESAAGKYPVESVRTMRRIVEYTEEAFAGQQSWRAGSNKFMNLQGSSSLRALSEAAVFAAENVGARVIAVFTEGGKMARALALLRPKQRIAAITADVGVYQQLSAVWGIEPLLMPNPPDMKDLFAEGVGLLLRLGWIESGERLVVLAGKIKGLPVNNLVHLQRVGE, encoded by the coding sequence ATGGCACGCGCCAAAATCGTCGCCACCATCGGCCCGGCCTCCCGCGCCCCGGAAATCCTCCGCACCCTGCTGGTTGCCGGGGTCAATGTCGCCCGTATCAACATGTCGCATGGCAACCATGAGGGACACGCCGAGGTCATCGGGTCACTCCGTCAGTTGGCGGCAGAACTACAACAGCCGCTCGCCATCCTGCTGGATTTGTGCGGTCCCAAAATCCGCACCGGACGGTTGATTGGTGGCGAGCCGGTCATGCTGGTCACGGGCAACCGGATTGTGATTACGCCGGAGGATATTCCCGGCAATGCCGAGCGCATCAGTTGCAACTACGATGGTCTGGCCTACGATGCCCGGCCCGGTGATCGCATCCTGATTGACGACGGCCTGATTGAGCTCAGTGTGACAGCCGTCCAGGGACGGGATGTCGAATGCCTCATTCTCAATGGCGGCGTGCTCAGTGAACGCAAAGGCATCAACCTGCCGAGCATTCCGACGTCGCTGCCCTCGATGACCGACAAGGACCGCGATGACCTGCGCTTTGGCATTGAGCAGGGGGTGGATTACGTGGCGCTGTCATTCGTACGTTCGGCCGAGGACTGCCGGCAGTGCAAAAACTACATTGCCGCCCTTGGAGCCCAGACGCCGCTCATTGCCAAAATCGAGAAACCCGAAGCCCTGAACCACCTCGATGAAATCCTCGACATCGTGGATGGGGTCATGGTGGCGCGGGGCGATCTGGGCGTTGAAGCCGAGACCGAGCGGGTGCCGATTTTCCAGAAAGAAATCATCCGGCACGCCAACCGCAAGGGGCGGATTGTCATCACGGCGACGCAGATGTTGCAGTCCATGGTGGATAACCCGCGCCCGACACGCGCCGAAGCGTCGGATGTGGCCAATGCCATTCTCGACGGCACTGACGCGGTCATGCTGTCGGCCGAATCGGCAGCCGGGAAGTATCCGGTCGAGTCCGTACGCACGATGCGGCGCATTGTGGAGTACACCGAAGAGGCTTTCGCCGGGCAGCAGTCCTGGCGCGCCGGTTCCAACAAGTTCATGAACCTGCAGGGCAGTTCGTCCCTGCGCGCACTGTCGGAAGCGGCCGTTTTTGCGGCGGAAAATGTCGGCGCGCGGGTCATTGCCGTGTTCACCGAGGGCGGCAAGATGGCGCGGGCGCTGGCGTTGCTGCGCCCGAAGCAACGGATTGCGGCCATTACGGCGGATGTCGGGGTCTATCAGCAGCTTTCGGCCGTGTGGGGGATTGAACCGCTGCTGATGCCCAATCCGCCGGACATGAAAGACTTGTTTGCCGAAGGGGTGGGGCTGCTGCTGCGGTTGGGGTGGATCGAGTCGGGGGAACGACTCGTGGTGCTGGCCGGCAAAATCAAGGGCCTGCCGGTCAACAACCTTGTCCATCTCCAGCGGGTCGGCGAATGA